One genomic window of Sardina pilchardus chromosome 15, fSarPil1.1, whole genome shotgun sequence includes the following:
- the barhl2 gene encoding barH-like 2 homeobox protein: MEGSSGSSFGIDTILSSANSGNPVLMNGDFRLGDSRTDFRSQATPSPCSEIDTVGTAPSSPISVTMEHPDPHMVQESLQHHHLHHHNQAQSLQLSPQQQQQLAAAGCVPRTATSSFLIKDILGDSKPLAACAPYSTSVPSPHHTPKAEHCSPSDGFRPKLEQDENRGKLDKRDDMQNDMKCNGTKEDGDREISSSRDSPPSRSKKPRKARTAFSDHQLNQLERSFERQKYLSVQDRMDLAAALNLTDTQVKTWYQNRRTKWKRQTAVGLELLAEAGNYSALQRMFPSPYFYHPSLLGSMDSTTAAAAAAAMYSSMYRTPSAPHPSLQRPLVPRVLIHGLGPGGQPALNPLANQIPGTPHPR; encoded by the exons ATGGAAGGATCCAGCGGGTCAAGTTTTGGAATAGACACTATTTTATCCTCGGCCAATTCGGGTAACCCTGTACTAATGAACGGAGATTTTCGCCTTGGTGACAGCAGGACGGATTTCAGGAGCCAAGCAACGCCGTCACCATGCTCGGAGATAGACACAGTGGGCACGGCCCCTTCGTCCCCCATCTCGGTCACCATGGAGCACCCCGACCCGCATATGGTGCAAGAGAGCCTCCAGCACCACCATCTCCATCATCACAACCAGGCGCAAAGTTTGCAGCTCtcgccccagcagcagcagcaactcgCAGCGGCTGGCTGTGTACCACGGACTGCCACCTCTTCCTTTTTAATCAAAGACATTTTGGGCGATAGCAAGCCACTCGCAGCGTGCGCACCTTACAGCACTAGTGTGCCCTCACCTCATCACACCCCCAAAGCGGAACACTGCTCACCGTCGGACGGCTTCAGGCCCAAACTGGAGCAGGATGAAAACAGAGGGAAGCTGGACAAAAGAGATGATATGCAGAACGACATGAAATGTAACG GAACAAAAGAAGACGGAGACCGTGAGATCTCCAGCAGTAGAGACAGCCCGCCGTCGCGCAGCAAGAAGCCCCGCAAGGCACGGACAGCCTTTTCGGACCATCAGCTCAATCAGCTGGAACGCAGCTTCGAGCGCCAGAAGTACCTCAGTGTGCAGGACCGCATGGACCTCGCGGCCGCACTCAACCTTACCGACACACAGGTCAAAACCTGGTACCAGAACCGACG GACGAAATGGAAGAGGCAGACCGCTGTCGGATTAGAACTCTTGGCCGAAGCTGGAAATTATTCTGCCTTACAAAGAATGTTTCCGTCGCCCTATTTCTACCACCCGAGTCTCTTAGGAAGCATGGACAGCACAACGGCAGCCGCCGCTGCAGCGGCAATGTACAGTAGTATGTACCGGACTCCTTCCGCCCCGCATCCGTCTCTTCAAAGGCCACTCGTCCCCAGGGTGCTCATCCATGGCCTTGGGCCTGGGGGCCAACCAGCGTTAAACCCACTGGCAAACCAGATTCCCGGCACGCCGCATCCACggtaa